One Ignavibacteria bacterium genomic window carries:
- a CDS encoding proline dehydrogenase family protein, whose protein sequence is MGFFNSLIVHTIPIFPKKIVKIFANKYIAGDNIKDAIKTVTNLNERNFMATVDVLGESITDKDEAKKSKNENIEVLDAIAEHKLNCNLSVKLTMMGLTIDKEFCYGLLKEIVDNANKKNIFVRIDMEDSSVTEDTIQIFERIRKDYTNVGIVIQAYLKRSEADIKRLIKIGANFRICKGIYVEPEEIAFKGYQEVRDNYLKILKIALEAGSYCGIATHDDYLIKGAEQIIKELGLSNDKYEFQMLLGVQERLRDETLKHGHRMRIYVPFGMRWYEYSIRRFKENPEVAKHVLKSIFSRG, encoded by the coding sequence ATGGGATTCTTCAATAGCCTCATTGTTCATACCATACCAATTTTTCCGAAAAAAATCGTAAAAATTTTTGCCAATAAATACATTGCAGGCGATAACATAAAGGATGCTATTAAAACTGTTACGAATCTTAACGAGAGAAATTTCATGGCAACTGTCGATGTGCTTGGTGAAAGCATTACAGATAAAGATGAAGCCAAAAAATCCAAGAATGAAAATATAGAGGTTCTTGATGCTATTGCAGAGCATAAACTTAACTGCAATCTATCGGTTAAGCTTACGATGATGGGCTTAACAATTGATAAGGAATTTTGTTACGGATTGTTAAAAGAAATAGTTGACAACGCAAACAAGAAAAATATTTTTGTAAGAATTGATATGGAAGATTCATCTGTTACCGAAGATACGATTCAAATTTTTGAAAGAATTCGTAAAGATTACACTAATGTCGGCATTGTCATTCAGGCATATCTGAAAAGAAGCGAAGCCGACATAAAACGCCTCATAAAAATCGGTGCCAACTTCAGAATATGCAAAGGTATTTATGTCGAACCGGAAGAAATTGCTTTTAAAGGATACCAGGAAGTGCGGGATAATTATTTAAAGATTTTAAAGATTGCCCTTGAGGCAGGTTCATATTGCGGAATTGCAACTCATGATGATTATTTAATTAAAGGTGCAGAACAAATCATTAAAGAGCTCGGACTTTCAAATGATAAATATGAATTTCAGATGCTGTTAGGTGTTCAGGAACGTTTGCGTGATGAAACTTTAAAGCATGGACATAGAATGAGAATTTATGTTCCTTTTGGGATGAGATGGTATGAATACTCAATAAGAAGATTCAAGGAAAACCCTGAAGTTGCAAAGCATGTTTTGAAAAGTATTTTTTCGAGAGGATAA
- a CDS encoding T9SS type A sorting domain-containing protein, whose amino-acid sequence MKLKLLILVSIIMLPAVKGYSQEIDTTSSRYFPLQVGNFWVYKSSYTGPSGIPIISYYKTEVKKDTVINNIKYYNIINFYSLNSEYYRFNPQTGHFVKLSGIQECSLYNLSANLGDSLIETCSHKHVYSEINNVIAFGIFTSQKKYSYSYNSQFTTGGSGFRKFAKNIGLISSIASSYSGPYNHNIWDTLIGCKINGVVYGDTTTTSITKISSQISNFHLSQNYPNPFNPTTKISFSIPQSSFVKLNVYNILGQNVETLVNQNMTTGSYEVEWNAANYPSGVYFYKFETENFSEIKKMILKK is encoded by the coding sequence ATGAAGTTAAAATTACTGATTTTAGTTTCAATAATAATGCTGCCGGCAGTAAAGGGTTATTCACAAGAAATTGATACAACCTCATCGAGATACTTCCCTTTGCAAGTTGGAAATTTTTGGGTATATAAATCTTCTTATACTGGTCCTTCTGGTATTCCAATAATTTCATATTATAAAACTGAAGTTAAAAAAGATACTGTAATTAATAATATAAAATATTATAACATAATCAATTTTTATTCATTAAACTCAGAATATTATAGGTTCAATCCTCAAACCGGTCATTTTGTAAAATTATCAGGAATACAAGAATGCTCTTTATATAATTTATCTGCAAATTTAGGTGATTCTTTGATTGAAACATGCAGTCACAAGCATGTGTACTCGGAAATTAACAATGTAATTGCATTTGGGATTTTCACATCTCAAAAAAAATATTCATATAGTTATAATTCTCAATTTACTACAGGTGGTAGTGGGTTTAGAAAGTTTGCAAAAAATATTGGTCTTATATCCTCAATCGCCAGTTCTTATTCAGGTCCATACAACCATAATATCTGGGATACGTTAATAGGATGCAAAATTAATGGGGTTGTTTACGGTGATACTACAACCACTTCAATAACTAAAATTTCATCACAAATTAGTAATTTCCATCTTTCGCAAAACTACCCTAACCCGTTTAACCCAACAACTAAAATTTCTTTTTCGATTCCGCAAAGTTCTTTTGTGAAATTGAATGTTTATAATATATTGGGACAGAATGTTGAGACACTTGTAAATCAGAATATGACTACAGGCTCTTATGAGGTTGAATGGAATGCCGCGAATTATCCATCGGGAGTTTATTTTTATAAGTTCGAAACAGAAAATTTTTCTGAAATTAAAAAAATGATTCTGAAAAAATAA
- the thyX gene encoding FAD-dependent thymidylate synthase: protein MDTLTETQTIQVLDKGFIEVIDKLGTDLTVANSARVSFGKRKTVFDESDRKLVKFLAKHKHWSPFRHLVVQFHIKAPEFVMRQWYKHVVGIETTSSYATKDHAWNEISGRYVPVADYYIPSNWRRQSENNKQASEGSIDDQETANKVFTEAMELMIAHYDKLLELGVAKEQARMILPLNQYTEVYWTASFQAIMNFIELRDEATAQWEIRQYAIALKELMLEIYPETTRIWFEVNPGK, encoded by the coding sequence TTGGATACCTTAACTGAAACTCAAACAATACAAGTCCTCGACAAAGGATTTATTGAAGTAATTGACAAACTTGGAACCGACCTCACCGTTGCGAATTCTGCACGCGTGTCATTCGGAAAACGTAAAACAGTTTTCGATGAATCCGACAGGAAGCTCGTAAAATTTCTTGCAAAGCATAAACATTGGTCGCCGTTCAGACATCTTGTTGTGCAATTTCACATTAAAGCGCCGGAGTTTGTGATGCGCCAATGGTATAAGCACGTTGTCGGAATCGAAACAACATCATCTTACGCAACCAAAGACCACGCATGGAATGAAATCAGCGGAAGGTATGTGCCTGTTGCGGATTATTATATACCGTCTAACTGGAGAAGACAATCAGAAAATAACAAGCAGGCATCGGAAGGAAGCATCGATGACCAGGAAACGGCTAACAAAGTTTTTACCGAAGCAATGGAATTGATGATTGCTCATTATGATAAATTACTTGAGCTTGGTGTTGCAAAAGAGCAGGCGAGGATGATTCTTCCGTTAAATCAATATACTGAAGTCTACTGGACTGCATCATTTCAGGCAATAATGAATTTCATCGAGTTGCGCGATGAAGCAACAGCTCAGTGGGAGATTCGCCAGTACGCAATAGCATTAAAAGAATTGATGCTCGAAATTTATCCTGAAACAACCCGCATCTGGTTTGAAGTAAACCCCGGGAAGTAA